The uncultured Methanolobus sp. sequence AAACAAAATGGACTATATTTCAAAATGGACAGATTTTAGAAGAAGTACATGTATTTTAAAACATGTATTCATCGTCTTATGTCCGATTCAATATTAACTTCATAATACAGCAAGTATATAACTATAAGGAAGTATTATCCCATAAGTATGCAATATTCACAGGGTAACATAGGAAGGGTATTTACTGTTCGCCTGGATCAGGGCGACGACATTCTTCAGGAACTTGAAGGTCTTGCAATCTCAGAGAACATAAAATCAGCAATGTTTATGATGCTCGGTGCTGTGAAGGAGGCCAGTCTTGTGGTTGGTCCGAAAGAAAATGTTGTTCCGCCTGATCCACAGTGGGCCCGGATAAAAGATGTGCATGAGCTTATAGGAATTGGTAATATCTTCCGGGAAACAGAGACCGGTAAACCAAAGGTACATCTTCATTCAGCAGCAGGTCGTGGTGACTCTGTAAAAACAGGATGTCTGCGTGAAAGCAGTGAAGTTTTCATGGTTGTAGAGATCTTTATCATGGAGATATGCGGAATCTCTGCAAGCAGGATTTTTGATCCGGATAGAGGCTTTGCTCCTGTTAGTTTCCCGGATGAAAGCTGAAAAAACAATTTTGTTGCAGTTTCCGGTTTCAGATGTCTATTGCCCGTTATTACTGAGTTCCTTGAGTTGTTCAAGGGCTTCAACCATTTCCATGTTCTTTCTAAGAGCCTTTGACTCAAAGGTCTTGACGATTTCATCAAAAGGCACAATGAGTTTGTAATATTTGACAGGTCTTCCTTTGTCAGTATTCTTTTTCTCACTCCTTTCTTCTATCCATCCTCTTTCTCTTAAAGGACGCATAGCTATACTGACTTCCGGCTGTCTAAGGCCCGATGCCTGTTCAATGTTCTGTGAAGTAAGTTCTTTTCCACATACAAGACATGCAATAGAGATGGCTTCGGTCCTGGGTACTTCCAGTCCCTGTAATA is a genomic window containing:
- a CDS encoding transcriptional regulator; translated protein: MKSGDPDLLNGKGYEIIELLQGLEVPRTEAISIACLVCGKELTSQNIEQASGLRQPEVSIAMRPLRERGWIEERSEKKNTDKGRPVKYYKLIVPFDEIVKTFESKALRKNMEMVEALEQLKELSNNGQ
- a CDS encoding PPC domain-containing DNA-binding protein, whose protein sequence is MQYSQGNIGRVFTVRLDQGDDILQELEGLAISENIKSAMFMMLGAVKEASLVVGPKENVVPPDPQWARIKDVHELIGIGNIFRETETGKPKVHLHSAAGRGDSVKTGCLRESSEVFMVVEIFIMEICGISASRIFDPDRGFAPVSFPDES